Proteins found in one Nymphalis io chromosome 4, ilAglIoxx1.1, whole genome shotgun sequence genomic segment:
- the LOC126781631 gene encoding proton channel OtopLc-like isoform X1, translated as MEMSPGKRVPLCEASESRPGVTVTDMDTVQEENDNDSDESSYSDIGHLRERTKAMLNPGVETLLQNSNSQPNSRRVSHDIEAKLAANLNTRRPSAIIAAFRRPSQALALCAATQRRFLSELTPHSRTSVASTHEPPASATEIMGHEALSKALSALYAKLLVVLGLAFPVTEVIANGVPDAYYQGFYLYLYLVSLLFVIFLYANLIREKAFNSIINSRDVADKDDKNGTGKATPSEKVKRKETISRYGSFYLRLGAIAFGIGSMVYSGLEFGEYFEMTDRCRSFLSALTPALRMALTLVQMQLIFLTNKDIGAGSYKMIQRFGFMHMIATNLCEWLYVLVEETKHEINHLEHSMTTKPNVRLNMTENMPCRRSNIMGTLVQNASPFLFPCTIEYSLICAVILYEMWKEVKCTPEDFEKKFSYQKNKSRNNSVTPEKILQQFAGMLGVSSPHGSRTALHHFSVDCSHAHRGLFAGILVIVITIISLIMFFVLASNPNTVNDAIFEVNICELILYSLTLLAVVTALKQMRVLPYKRKSQAVLGLDTSLLILAQSGMFVYCMFSLIGCHHTMNYSNGAGLTGFFSEFLSLNQTIVQSLFIIDAWWRRSGTSEQRRRKPGRQLVTFLLVANMAMWAINTLEKNRAEFRPAHLAFYGPWAWTIITHVSMPLAIFYRFHSTICLFEIWKNSFKNKPIYLNI; from the exons ATGGAG ATGAGTCCAGGCAAACGAGTACCACTGTGTGAAGCGAGCGAGTCGCGTCCGGGTGTTACCGTCACTGACATGGACACTGTCCAAGAAGAGAACGACAATGACAG TGATGAGTCTTCGTACTCTGATATTGGACATTTAAGGGAACGCACAAAGGCAATGTTGAATCCGGGAGTTGAAACACTTCTACAAAATTCAAACTCGCAGCCAAACAGCCGCCGCGTGTCGCATGACATAGAGGCCAAGCTCGCCGCTAATCTAAATACGAG ACGTCCTTCAGCTATAATAGCAGCGTTTCGCCGACCATCGCAAGCACTAGCTTTATGCGCAGCGACACAAAGGCGCTTCTTGTCTGAACTGACGCCGCATTCTCGAACCTCCGTCGCTTCCACTCACGAGCCACCAGCATCCGCAACTGAAATCATGGGACA TGAAGCCTTAAGTAAAGCATTATCTGCATTGTATGCGAAACTACTAGTGGTGCTCGGATTAGCCTTCCCCGTAACTGAGGTTATAGCAAATGGAGTACCAGACGCATATTATcag GGTTTCTACTTATACCTTTACCTAGTATCACTATTATTCGTTATATTTCTATATGCGAATTTAATACGCGAAAAGGCATTCAACTCAATAATAAACAGTCGCG ATGTAGCGGACAAAGATGACAAAAACGGTACTGGAAAAGCAACGCCCAGTGAAAAAGTAAAACGTAAGGAAACTATATCCCGCTATGGCAGTTTTTATTTGAGACTGGGGGCTATag ccTTTGGTATTGGATCAATGGTCTACAGCGGTTTGGAATTCGGagaatattttgaaatgacAGATCGTTGCCGATCATTTCTTTCCGCTCTAACACCCGCGTTGCGGATGGCGTTAACACTTGTGCAGATGCAACTGATATTTCTGACGAATAAGGATATTGGAGCTGGAAGCTACAAAATGATACAGAGGTTCGGATTCATGCATATGATAGCCACAAACCTATGCGAATGGTTGTACGTTCTTGTCGAGGAGACAAAACACGAAATAAACCATCTAGAACATTCAATGACTACAAAACCCAATGTCAGGTTGAATATGACTGAGAATATGCCATGCAGAAGATCTAATATTATGGGAACGTTGGTACAAAATGCGTCACCGTTTCTTTTCCCGTGTACTATTGAATATTCGCTTATATGTGCTGTTATTCTGTACGAAATGTGGAAAGAA GTAAAGTGTACCCCTGAagactttgaaaaaaaatttagttaCCAAAAAAACAAATCTCGCAATAATTCAGTAACTCCTGAAAAAATTTTACAACAATttg cCGGTATGTTGGGAGTAAGTTCACCTCACGGCAGTCGAACAGCTTTGCACCACTTCTCAGTAGATTGCTCCCACGCACACCGCGGGTTATTTGCTGGCATACTTGTTATCGTTATTACTATCATatcattaattatgttttttgtacTTGCAAGCAATCCGAATACAGTCAAT GACGCAATATTTGAAGTTAATATTTGCGAACTTATATTGTACTCGCTGACTTTATTAGCTGTGGTAACTGCACTGAAGCAAATGAGAGTACTTCCATATAAGAGAAAATCCCAgg CTGTTCTTGGACTGGACACGTCATTGTTAATTCTTGCACAGTCTGGGATGTTTGTTTATTGTATGTTCAGTCTCATTGGTTGTCATCATACCATGAACTACAGCAATGGAGCTGGACTCACTGGCTTTTTTTCAGAATTCTTATCTCTAAATCAG ACAATCGTGCAGTCTCTGTTTATTATTGACGCATGGTGGCGTCGGAGCGGAACTTCAGAGCAGCGACGAAGAAAACCGGGACGGCAACTTGTTACTTTCTTACTAGTCGCAAATATGGCTATGTGGGCAATCAACACATTAGAAaag AATCGTGCGGAGTTCCGACCTGCGCATCTTGCCTTCTACGGCCCGTGGGCGTGGACAATCATCACGCACGTTTCCATGCCTTTGGCGATATTCTACCGTTTCCACTCAACGATTTGCCTCTTCGAAATTTGGAAAAATAGCTTTAAGAATAAACCTATTTACTTAAACAtttga
- the LOC126781631 gene encoding proton channel OtopLc-like isoform X2 yields MSPGKRVPLCEASESRPGVTVTDMDTVQEENDNDSDESSYSDIGHLRERTKAMLNPGVETLLQNSNSQPNSRRVSHDIEAKLAANLNTRRPSAIIAAFRRPSQALALCAATQRRFLSELTPHSRTSVASTHEPPASATEIMGHEALSKALSALYAKLLVVLGLAFPVTEVIANGVPDAYYQGFYLYLYLVSLLFVIFLYANLIREKAFNSIINSRDVADKDDKNGTGKATPSEKVKRKETISRYGSFYLRLGAIAFGIGSMVYSGLEFGEYFEMTDRCRSFLSALTPALRMALTLVQMQLIFLTNKDIGAGSYKMIQRFGFMHMIATNLCEWLYVLVEETKHEINHLEHSMTTKPNVRLNMTENMPCRRSNIMGTLVQNASPFLFPCTIEYSLICAVILYEMWKEVKCTPEDFEKKFSYQKNKSRNNSVTPEKILQQFAGMLGVSSPHGSRTALHHFSVDCSHAHRGLFAGILVIVITIISLIMFFVLASNPNTVNDAIFEVNICELILYSLTLLAVVTALKQMRVLPYKRKSQAVLGLDTSLLILAQSGMFVYCMFSLIGCHHTMNYSNGAGLTGFFSEFLSLNQTIVQSLFIIDAWWRRSGTSEQRRRKPGRQLVTFLLVANMAMWAINTLEKNRAEFRPAHLAFYGPWAWTIITHVSMPLAIFYRFHSTICLFEIWKNSFKNKPIYLNI; encoded by the exons ATGAGTCCAGGCAAACGAGTACCACTGTGTGAAGCGAGCGAGTCGCGTCCGGGTGTTACCGTCACTGACATGGACACTGTCCAAGAAGAGAACGACAATGACAG TGATGAGTCTTCGTACTCTGATATTGGACATTTAAGGGAACGCACAAAGGCAATGTTGAATCCGGGAGTTGAAACACTTCTACAAAATTCAAACTCGCAGCCAAACAGCCGCCGCGTGTCGCATGACATAGAGGCCAAGCTCGCCGCTAATCTAAATACGAG ACGTCCTTCAGCTATAATAGCAGCGTTTCGCCGACCATCGCAAGCACTAGCTTTATGCGCAGCGACACAAAGGCGCTTCTTGTCTGAACTGACGCCGCATTCTCGAACCTCCGTCGCTTCCACTCACGAGCCACCAGCATCCGCAACTGAAATCATGGGACA TGAAGCCTTAAGTAAAGCATTATCTGCATTGTATGCGAAACTACTAGTGGTGCTCGGATTAGCCTTCCCCGTAACTGAGGTTATAGCAAATGGAGTACCAGACGCATATTATcag GGTTTCTACTTATACCTTTACCTAGTATCACTATTATTCGTTATATTTCTATATGCGAATTTAATACGCGAAAAGGCATTCAACTCAATAATAAACAGTCGCG ATGTAGCGGACAAAGATGACAAAAACGGTACTGGAAAAGCAACGCCCAGTGAAAAAGTAAAACGTAAGGAAACTATATCCCGCTATGGCAGTTTTTATTTGAGACTGGGGGCTATag ccTTTGGTATTGGATCAATGGTCTACAGCGGTTTGGAATTCGGagaatattttgaaatgacAGATCGTTGCCGATCATTTCTTTCCGCTCTAACACCCGCGTTGCGGATGGCGTTAACACTTGTGCAGATGCAACTGATATTTCTGACGAATAAGGATATTGGAGCTGGAAGCTACAAAATGATACAGAGGTTCGGATTCATGCATATGATAGCCACAAACCTATGCGAATGGTTGTACGTTCTTGTCGAGGAGACAAAACACGAAATAAACCATCTAGAACATTCAATGACTACAAAACCCAATGTCAGGTTGAATATGACTGAGAATATGCCATGCAGAAGATCTAATATTATGGGAACGTTGGTACAAAATGCGTCACCGTTTCTTTTCCCGTGTACTATTGAATATTCGCTTATATGTGCTGTTATTCTGTACGAAATGTGGAAAGAA GTAAAGTGTACCCCTGAagactttgaaaaaaaatttagttaCCAAAAAAACAAATCTCGCAATAATTCAGTAACTCCTGAAAAAATTTTACAACAATttg cCGGTATGTTGGGAGTAAGTTCACCTCACGGCAGTCGAACAGCTTTGCACCACTTCTCAGTAGATTGCTCCCACGCACACCGCGGGTTATTTGCTGGCATACTTGTTATCGTTATTACTATCATatcattaattatgttttttgtacTTGCAAGCAATCCGAATACAGTCAAT GACGCAATATTTGAAGTTAATATTTGCGAACTTATATTGTACTCGCTGACTTTATTAGCTGTGGTAACTGCACTGAAGCAAATGAGAGTACTTCCATATAAGAGAAAATCCCAgg CTGTTCTTGGACTGGACACGTCATTGTTAATTCTTGCACAGTCTGGGATGTTTGTTTATTGTATGTTCAGTCTCATTGGTTGTCATCATACCATGAACTACAGCAATGGAGCTGGACTCACTGGCTTTTTTTCAGAATTCTTATCTCTAAATCAG ACAATCGTGCAGTCTCTGTTTATTATTGACGCATGGTGGCGTCGGAGCGGAACTTCAGAGCAGCGACGAAGAAAACCGGGACGGCAACTTGTTACTTTCTTACTAGTCGCAAATATGGCTATGTGGGCAATCAACACATTAGAAaag AATCGTGCGGAGTTCCGACCTGCGCATCTTGCCTTCTACGGCCCGTGGGCGTGGACAATCATCACGCACGTTTCCATGCCTTTGGCGATATTCTACCGTTTCCACTCAACGATTTGCCTCTTCGAAATTTGGAAAAATAGCTTTAAGAATAAACCTATTTACTTAAACAtttga